A window of the Brassica oleracea var. oleracea cultivar TO1000 chromosome C1, BOL, whole genome shotgun sequence genome harbors these coding sequences:
- the LOC106337269 gene encoding uncharacterized protein LOC106337269, translated as MIIRHHLVESLKNQYLTIEDPLDLGNELKSRYDHQRTVILPKARSDWRDLRIQDYKSVDEYNSAMFKIVSKLKLCGESITDEDTLRKNNELLMRNSEMRPVGSAAPPEAHTTEDNKESHYVQGNDYHGRGRGSRNRQGCGRKSLKGKNHEAHMVYQDNEKDFDHDKEDLMDYETSDCLKD; from the exons ATGATCATTCGTCATCATCTAGTTGAGAGTCTCAAGAATCAATATCTAACCATTGAGGATCCACTAGATCTTGGGAACGAATTGAAATCGAGATATGATCACCAGAGAACGGTGATCTTACCTAAGGCTCGATCTGATTGGAGAGATCTAAGAATCCAAGACTATAAGTCTGTGGACGAGTACAACTCGGCCATGTTTAAGATCGTTTCAAAGTTGAAACTGTGTGGTGAAAGTATTACGGATGAGGATACTTTGAGAAAG AATAATGAATTACTAATGAGAAACAGTGAGATGAGACCTGTTGGCTCAGCAGCACCACCTGAAGCACACACCACTGAGGACAATAAAGAGTCCCATTATGTCCAAGGAAACGACTATCATGGCCGTGGTCGAGGAAGTAGAAACAGACAAGGCTGTGGCCGAA AGAGTTTGAAAGGGAAGAATCATGAAGCCCATATGGTTTATCAAGACAATGAAAAAGACTTCGATCATGACAAGGAAGATCTTATGGATTATGAAACTTCAGATTGTCTCAAAGACTGA